Within the Micromonospora tarapacensis genome, the region GCCTGCTGGCAGCTGGCCAACCGTGCCGAGGAGTCGGCCACCGTGTTGGTCTTCGTGGACGCCGACGTGGTGCTCGGCCCGTACGCCGTGGCGGCGGCGGTCACCGAACTGCGCGCCGCCGGGGCGACGCTGCTGTCGCCGTACCCTCGGATCGTGGTGCGGACGGCGGCCGACCGGCTGGTGCAGCCGCTGTTGCAGTGGCTGTGGCTGACCTTCCTGCCGCTGCGGGCGATGGAGCGCTCGCCACGGCCGTCGCTGGCCGCGGCCGGTGGGCAGTTCCTGGCCGTGGACCGGGCCGGCTACCTGCGGGCCGGCGGGCACGCGGCGGTCGCCGACCGGGTGCTGGAGGACATCGAACTGGCCCGCGCGGTGAAGCGGTCGGGCGGCCGGATCGCCCTCGCCGACGGCTCCCGGCTGGCCAACTGCCGGATGTACGCGGACTGGCCGCAGCTGCGCGACGGCTACACCAAGTCGCTCTGGGCCTCGTTCGGGCACCCGGTCGCCGCCGCCGTGGTGCTGGCCCTGCTGCTCCTGCTCTACACCGCGCCACCACTGGTCGCCGTCGCCGCGCTGCTCGCCGGCGCACCGGCGGTGGCCGGCGTCGCCCTCCTGGCGTACCTGGTGGGGGTGGCCGGGCGGATGGTCAGCGCCCGGGCCACCGGCGGGCGGTCGTGGCCCGACGCGCTGGGCCACCCCGTTTCGGTGGCGGTCCTCGGTTGGTTGACCCTGCGGTCGTACCATCTGCGCAAGCGGCGGCGCCTGTCCTGGCGCGGCCGGCCGGTGGGCTAGGGCCCTGGAGGGCGCGGGTATGGCGCGGATCGTGGTCGTCGGCGCCGGCGTGGGTGGGCTGGCCGCCGCCGCCCGGCTGGCCGTCACCGGGCACCAGGTGACCATCCTGGAACGCGCCGAGGTGGTCGGCGGCAAGCTGGGGCGGCACACCCGGGACACCCCCGAGGGTTCGTTCCACTTCGACACCGGCCCCAGCCTGCTCACTCTGCCCGAGGTCTGCCACGAGCTGTTCGAGGCGACCGGCGCCAAGCTCGACGAGTATCTCGACCTGGTACCGCTGGACCCGATCGTGCGGCATGTCTTTCCCGGCGGCGGCCCGGTGCTCGACTCGTGCGCCGATCCGGCCGACTTCACCGCCCGGATCGGCGCGGCCCTCGGTGACCGGGCCGCCGCCGACTGGCAGCGGCTGTGGCGGCGCGCCGCCCGGGTGTGGCGGGCCTCCGAACGCGACATCCTGCGCCGCCGGATCGACTCCCCCGCGACCTGGCCCGGCTGGCCTGGCGGCTGGGCGACCTGGCCGCGATCCGGCCGGGGCAGAGCCTCCGCGGGCTGGGTCGCGCCCTGCTGTCCGACCCACGGCTGCGGATGCTGCTGGACCGCTACGCCACCTACGCCGGCGCCGACCCGCGCCACGCGCCGGCCGCACTGGTCGCGGTCCCCTACGCCGAGCTGACCTCCGGCGGCTGGTACCTGCGCGGCGGGCTCGGCACCCTCGCCGACGCGCTGCTGTCGCGCTGCCTGGACCTCGGCGTGGTCGTGCGGACCGGTGCCGCGGTCACCCGGATCGACGCCGTGGGCGGCCGGGTGCATGGGGTACGCGTCGCCGACCAGACCGCCCCGGTCCCCGCCGACGTGGTGGTGGCCAACGTCGACGCGCTCACCGTATACCGGGACCTGCTGCCCGACCCGCGCCGGCTGGCCGGGCTCACCGACCGCAGCCTGGCCGGCTTCGTGCTGCTGCTCGGCGTACGCGGCGACTCGGGGCTGGCCCACCACAACGTCTTCTTCCCGGGCGACTACGACGCCGAGTTCGACGCGGTCTTCGGCGATCCGGGGCGGGGGGTACGGGCCCGACCGGCCGCCGACCCGACGGTCT harbors:
- a CDS encoding glycosyltransferase, whose product is MTAALVLLCGVAALTAHTVVNAGRWLRRPTDRPVAVTEAVTVLLPLRDEATRVTPCLRALLAQRGVPGLRVVVLDDGSGDGTADVVRAVAADDPRVTLLTGAAPPPGWLGKPHACWQLANRAEESATVLVFVDADVVLGPYAVAAAVTELRAAGATLLSPYPRIVVRTAADRLVQPLLQWLWLTFLPLRAMERSPRPSLAAAGGQFLAVDRAGYLRAGGHAAVADRVLEDIELARAVKRSGGRIALADGSRLANCRMYADWPQLRDGYTKSLWASFGHPVAAAVVLALLLLLYTAPPLVAVAALLAGAPAVAGVALLAYLVGVAGRMVSARATGGRSWPDALGHPVSVAVLGWLTLRSYHLRKRRRLSWRGRPVG